acattaacggggtcagtcaactgtataATCAAGATAAGAATTCACAAATATAACCAAtacaatccaatccaatccaattgtagaaccatcctccaaactccattagtaaccagtaaccgactacacacctaagtgtgtagccctaccagattacccatcgcaacaggtaatcctcaccgccagtgggggaccgcagccttacccacctaagcccagctcatcgcaacgagcaataacACATGTCAttcatgtgcacatccccttatgacgggaaccacaagtggcgaatcaagggcgtgaagccatttccgaagataactccactcagccgaggacgcacctcgagaaccatagacaaacaaccaAGCCAAACATCCAAGAATCAAAAATTCAATAACAATACTAATCATGCCAACACATCAATCATTatcgtcttaaatcaattaaataggcaactgagtagggaaaccctaccttttgcaatccaagcacacacaagcagtcaatagcaattctccatgacaccgtcacctacacacaataatcacataccatcactataaaccattccaccaaattaacccaaattagGGTCTGCACAAAttctaacaataacaataataaactgATTAGGAATACTAGAGACTTACAAACACAATCGACACGGAAAACGAGATCCAAAAGCTCACAATCAATCAACCTTGTCTTAGGaaaagatgaagatgattagagaagtTTAGAGCGTCGTTAGATTTTGTAAAATACTGATTTAGAAACTGATTAGAAACTGCTCAACACGCTATTTAtacttctctaatcattttaatcaaaaccgcggaaaaaCCCGTCAGACcaattactcggtcgagtacctggggtactcggccgaatacgccctactcggccgagtatcacactactcggccgagtgttcctgggcagtaacctgaccagaaaacacacgacacactatTCGGCCGAGTTCCCCCTATTCGACCAAGTAAACTAAACTCATAAAACCGtgatattacagtcttccctccttaaaaacgaacttcatccccgaagttcacacccatACCTACATGGCAAGCACACATACCACTCCACCAACGATCACCACACAATTCTCATCTTTCATCCTCGACACTAACTCACCCAACAACGCCTAACGCCTACCTAAAAACGCAGCTCACAacatagcatcaaccatagagTAGCCCACCTAACTCCATAACTCTATCGAATACCAACAACACAAGTGCCGCCAATTTTGTCTTACTTCCATACCgctcactagcaaatccaatatcaccACCATCTACCAAGCGAGTTGTTACATTCATTACCTATTTTATAAAGAAAAGCTCACCAAGCAAAAACTTTTGACCTATTTACTTGTGTAAGGCGGCCTTGAACAAGATTATTATAAAACGGGTCATTTTAATAACTGTCTTTGTTCATTACCTTTTTAATGTTTGGATTCgttttacacttttttttatgtAAAACCATCTTATACAAATGACAAGACTATCCAATTTTTCTAGAAACAATCGAAGCAAAACATTTCACGAAAACTTACCATTTCATATAGATTTCTTTTTCCGGCAGTTTTAGTCAATAGTTTTTCTATTATAGTCTTTGAAATAAAATGCATAATGACAAAAATATAAAAGTCCTACCCACCGGCCACCACAGGTagcaaaattagtgaaaatttAAACCGAATATCTCCAtcttaaacaaaaatttgtgCATAAGGACACTTTAATCTTTGGGTGAGCTTACCTTTCGCATTTTTAACTGGGCTGGACATTGGGCTGTGTGTACTTAAATTTAGGCGTTTAATCTCGTGTTACGCTAAGGCAATGTTAGCCCATCAAAAGTGGTATTCACTTAATTGGGCCCATTTATACCTTTTGAGCCAGGCGAATCTCTTGTAAATGATTTGAGCCAGCTCGCCCAGCCCTCTGAACCTAGTTCAGTTAAAGCTCGATTTAAGATCGGTCTAATCAATTTAGATGGAgcttgttttaagtttatttagttttattttaaaaaatttaatTTATACAGAGTAAATTTTAAATTACTATGTACATGTTATCTTGCCATATATAGGTATATTAATTCTTCTATTTAATAAGTATTttctaaaaatatatttttattatatttagaAACTGTGAAAATGAAGTGAAGTTAATGACAGACCGAGCTCGATAGTCAATTAGATCCCAATTCCGGTTGAGCAGTTTCCAAACCGAACTCAAacttcaattttattttattttaagttcgACGAGCTTTGAACCGAACCAGCTCGAATTCACGACTCACGAGTACAATTAAGTGATTAACAGGTCCCTTATGAGATACTCTAATACATTTACTTTTCGGGATCAATTGGTCTTGCTTCAGACGGGTCATTTTGGTCTGAAGTAATAAGACgggattttgtaaccattttatgaccaaatgtGACCACTATTGAAAAACAAGTTAATAAAAGTTATAACACTAGCTATATTATTGTGATTAGATTTAGGCATAAAATAGTCACATATACCTGTCTGAAATTTCAGACGAAAATTGgtcgtctgaaataagaatttgggtTACCCTGATGATAAAGATGGTGGGAGTACCTGAGAGGCTGAGAGCCAAATCCACTACAAAAATGCCTAAGACAAGCCCAAACTGTCAGGTGCGATAGCATGTGTGTGTCTGTTTATAGCCTTGTTGACAATTTGTGTCAAACTGCCAAAGTGCCAACTGCCAAGTGCTAACAAGTAACACCCCACCTTAAAGAGCCTTAAAAGAGCAATTAGTCTCGTTATATACGGATATATCCGTTTAAAGATATAAACGGATCAAATAATCTCATTTTTGTATGAATAATAACTCCAATCATCCGATttattgtttgtcttattatttaaGTAGTCACAGTGTCGgtttaaagtgcaatttcatgtTCTTAAAACAGTTGGCCCTCCCCCTCTCGATTTCCagtccgtcttgcttcagaccgCAGGTTTCGTCTGAAACAATAAGACCTTTCACAAGTGTGAAGCACATGAGTGGTGGGacaccccatgtgctttcccactcactCCCTAAATGAGTTTTTTGTAAGAGGAAACGATATCTATCTTACCATTCAGACGGATGcggtctaaaataagaatttgtgctCGATTTCTCCCTGATTGCATTGGGTCTCTTTTTAGATTTGGGTCCACTCTTGTTTAGGCCTGCAGCCTACCATACGCTATCAATACATTATTCGAAAAATTTGTATAATTCGAGAGAACCGTCCttcttagagcatccgcaaaggagaGAAATAGCCTCTTATTTTTTGCCTTCTCTTTTCTCAAATGAGTATTCTCATTGTTGCACCAACCTCCCCATTATTTGGGGCTCCACTATTTTTAGGGGAGGTCCTCAAAAAAATAAGACAATTTGTATTGCTTTTGGGGATGTTCCCAAATGTTTGTGTCTTAATTGGAAACCTCATTATTGCATAAATATAGTTATGAAATgggagggtaaatggaaaagttagtggaaaatgaggtggacgaataagaaaaggaaagagaaaatatggggagtctcacctttgcggatgctcttacaCCTAAAAGGCTAAAAACAATTCACCAAATAGaacctcctattccgaataactgtttcattgtccatttccgtctattcacataactgtcccattgtccgTTTTTGTAATATTTTTTCTTACATAATGATTATAATACCCTtgttacttttcattatttacaaCCCAACTCACCCTCAACAATGGGTCAGTTATTcggaatatgagggagtattatAAAGGTGTAGGTGTAAGGAGTACGGCTTTCTTGAATAACATAAGAATTTTTCCATTATTTTGACAAGGTTTAGATGTACAATGGgtctcacttgtgacggatatatccgtcacagACTTATGACGGGCCAAGTATTATCACCCACATGGGTAAATAAGTTAAAAAAGTAGAATGCATAGGAAAACGCAAAGGGTGATGCTCATTCATGGACAAAAAAGACCATTATACCCGTGTCCtttaacaaaaattacaaaacattaaaaaaaaaggaaaaaaagagagAAACAAACAGACGTAACTCCATACCCTATCTCCTCCCCTGCCACCACCACCATGCTGCCACCACCGGCCGATACCACCCACTGGACCAGTGAGGTCCCCACCGCAAAGTGAACCGACCAATCCCGTACTACCACTTTCCCTAATACTACAATACAATTCAGTCGGAGCATCCACCAAGGCCGGAGCACTCACCAAGACCCGACCACCCCACCAATTCAAGGCCGGACCAGAATGACTGGACCGCCCCTCACGATCGCCCCTCTCTTGCCTGCCACCGCAACCGGCCGTAACACGACAATAATTTCAATAGCCCTAATTAATTTGTGTCATTCAATTGGTATGCTTACAAAGTTTAACATGAAATTACTATTTGATTAATATGAGATCTAAGATGTATAATTGATGAATTTTACTAATTATTTGATCAATTTTtgagaggaagaagaaaagggTAAGGATTGAATTAATTTTTTAGAGGAAGAAGAAAAGTGGAAAAAGAGAGAATTTTTTGTTATAAGGGTAGATGATGGAAAACTTATGGAAAAAATCCCATGAATAAGTAAATTAAATTCCGCATACGAAAGAAAGAACTACGATCACAAACGACTTGTCTTTATCCTCCCATGTGGGTTTTATTTGACCCATCACAAGCATCATGACGGATATCtacgtcacaaatgagaatttgttccAGATGTAATGTTATTAGCTGGTCTTCTCTCTTGTTCTGTTCCGGATTGAATGAATTTGTGGAATTGTGGAGGGCGTGATCGAAGTACTACTCCATTTATGGTATTTAACCAGAATACTCTACCAATGCGATTttgaaatttgttttttttttcaccaAAAAATTTACATCGTGCTTTTGAACTTTGCAACTTTGAACGTGATACCTAATATTAAAGTGTGTGTACATAATACACTGGAGATTTGATTTTCATGCTCAACACTCTCTTTCCGTCTTTAAAGAAAATCAGGTAAGCTTTACTCCTAGGTCATAATTCGGAATTGGCTAATTTCTTTTTTGCAAATTGATTATCTCGTCGAGATTTACGGGTTGAGAAAAAACAATTGTCAACCTACGTTTTATAGGACTCTTGATTTACGATAACCTCCAATCGGCCATAACTTCAATCTTAAGTCTCCATATAATCATTTTCGTTTTGTCAAATCATAGATCTTGATGAGGTAATcaatttttttacaaaaatggCCTATTCCGAATTTTGGTCAATGAGTTAGGCATCAATTAAAGATTTTAGGACGGTAAAAAAGACCATGTTGCGTGAAAATCAAAACTCGAGGGTGCCATGTGCACAAGTTTAAAAAATTGGATAGCATGTGCAAAGAGACAAAGTTTAGGAGTTTTACGAGAATTTTCCGTTTTTATAAGTAACGATTAAATATAAAGAAATTAATAAAATTGGATTCATAAAATATTACACAAAATAGATCTACGTAGGCCTTTCGTCTAGGCCAAATGGCTAATTCATTCTACCAATATACAGTTTTGATGTCAAATTTAAAAAGCTCTGACCTTTAGATCATGCTCAAGCGAGGTTATGACCTTATTGAATCATGCTAATTACTTATTAACAAGATGATTAGGATAACCTTCTTAGATGATTAGGATGACCTTTGAGAAGAAAGGGTCGATTGGTGACTTAAAGTGGAGCAAATTAACCCAATGGATGACTTTTTATGTGTCATGTTCTAATTGGTTATAacattaaaaacaaataaaaaaatgattggaaatgttaaaaagtggaaaaatgatTTGGTTGATAACCTAGGTCGTGACATTCTACATGGAAGGGTGAAACTGAGTCAAGATAAATAAGGTGGGATTAGAGCAAAAATGAGTGATGACCTAATTAAGGCGACATttacttggggatggtcttaatATGTTGAAAAATATAGAAATTTAGAATCCGAAACTTATAAAACTTACATTTGTGGCACAATTGTTTTTGATAAAATTATGCTTTTTTAGGGTCCATTTGGTAAAATTAACTAAAAAATTAACTGAAACCAAAAAAGGTAATAAGGCTAtatctctctctagttttctctccccccttctctctaaaaaaacaaaaccctaaatcctccCCCTTTGCTGCCGCCGTTCTCCTCCTTCCTCCCACCGCCACCAATCAACCCCCTACCATGTCGCCGGGGATGGAGTCTCTCAAGACCTTTCTCCGGCGACCCGACTCCTCTCTTCCGATTAACACTCTTCCCTTTTCTTACCCACACCTGGTTCTGGATCGTACGGATCTGCCCGTTTCTCTCGGTCTGTGTGGTATATGTGGGTTGTTCGGGTCTTATCGGACGAGTTTGTTGAGGTGGCGTGGCAGGGTGGTGCTTGGATCTGGTGGTGTTGTGGGTTGGTAAGGAGGCTGTGGTTTCCGTTTGAGAGCTTTCGTTTTCTGGTTCGTTTGCAATTTTCTAATAAGTCAGCAGAAGATCagcgttgttatagatcgttatatggttttaTATATTTTGCccgattcatggctacaatcaatcacgtcagaagaaatggatactcgtcaaggaagattcggagaccctcttatggatgaaagccttttgcggcgaatcgatgatagagactctgttgcagtgtttcattctttgaacaagaatttatttcctatggttgtaatcgatttgtatccgattgagcttggcatatgttgtagatgtcgtatgactttttattaatgataatgatcttttctcaaaGAAACCTAAAAAGGTAACTAAAAGTTAAAAAACTATCTCAAAGCGCTAAAAAGGTATTGGataaggtaactgaaaattagaagttgataaagtaactgattatataaaaaatgtTTCGTAGACTAGCTGAAAAAGTACTTGAGTTTTGATTAAATGACGTACAAAGATATACTCCCTCTGAGTTTTTAGAATCTTCacctttgtttttttttccaccaaaaataagaaaaaataaataaaaaaaatggatAAAGTAGTGTGAGGTGTGGAGAGATAAAATAATAAAGAACGAATAATAAACAAAGTAAGGAAAATTGTTGACTTTTTAGGAGAGATGAGAGTGAAGAATAAAAAAAAGataaccaaaaaaaaaggaaaagatagGAAAACAGACCCAAATGGAAAATAGGGAAGATTGATAGAACTTGGAGgaagtaataattaattaatattatagattgaatgagtaaaaaaataaaaattacatagaATTAGGTGCCTTACTTctcaacacaaattctcattcaagaCGGACATATCCATTTTAAGATTAAAACGGCTTAAATATTACACATAACACAAAAAACGAAATGCATTGAAAAGCGAAAATATTTATATATTTATCATTTTAAGAACATCTTTAAGGAGGTACTTGGTTGATTACTTTgcaactagtatagatcccgcacaTCGGGCGGTTTTAGATAGGGATATTAGagaatttaataattatattactGGTATTTAACCTCCTttgaaatttaattatgaaatttaCTATTAATAATATTTAGTATTAAGAGGTGGAAAAGAGAAGGTTCAACAATGTTAAATTGTAAAATTAACCAGTATTTAAATGTTTTACATAGTATGAAATAAATGTGATATTAAGTTAAAGTGtaagaaaaaaaatattatacGTAAACTTTTCATTTTAGAAGTAAACAACATATGAATAATCTTAACTTGTAGTATGCTTGTATCAAAGGACAAAACTATAGAATTAATTAGAAAATGTTTGCTAAAAAGTGTTCGTGACCATCATgtttatttttaaaaataatagtAGAAAAATATTTCTATCACATGATATGTATAATTAATGCAATTAATTATGTAACAAAATAAGAATATTCTATTAATTTGTCTATGCAAGTTGAAAAAATATTATCCCTTTTTTAAATGACATTGAATTATTTATTGTATGGAATTCAATAAATATGGCCCAGTTGTAAGCCTGATAAAATGAAGCCCAAAGCCCAATTATAAAATAATTTATTTGGGCGGGAAAACTTTAgaatttcttattcttttagtataagggggatggAATGGAttttccattgtttggttggagaCTTATGGTGATTTGAACTGGAATAAGATACCTGAATTCTAACTCCACGTCAACCTCTTGAAATCTCACAAGTCATAACCACCCTTATCTCTTGAATCAAACTCCatcatttttttttacaaatttatGGTGAATCAAACAAATATTAGACAAATATGGATTTAAAACCCTATATCTCCACACCTTCATACTATCAAACTCCATTCAATTTTATTACGCTTTATTGAACAAAGCGACCCTAGAAATAGAAGGAGTGTCGTTATCCTctttgttagggtgcaaacccatgtcccacatcgATAGTGTAAAGGTGAAATAATATCTTTATAAGTGTACAAAGAATATAATAATACGATGCCTTTTGGGAAAGAACCCAAGAGTAAATTCGTGAGGGCTTGGCTCAAAGCGGATAATATCTTACTATTATGGATCGTGGACAGAGATGCAGCAGAGGCCAACAcgagatattcacgcttccgcacaacaagtggcaTCAGAGCTCAAGGTTCAACTTGGGCTAGACACAAGGATGCATCAGGCCTAAGACCTGAAGGTGTCGCATACTGTAAGGCGTGGAACTCTTATAACTCGAGGGAGAGCTAATATGTTTGCGAGAAGCGACATTGGTCTCACGGTGATGAGACGGCAGACCGTTCAAGAGAAGATCGTCAGCGACCTGACGGGTGGTGGGCTAAGGCTTATAATGGAGGCAACAAAAGCAGTATGTGGTAAGTCTAAAGGCCGTCCAGTGTAACTCGCTGAGGCAGTGGATTTAgaccaattcggggcatattagATACAGAGGAGTTTGGTACGCAAGTGTAGCACAAACCCCGTGAAACACATGGTGTGTCGTTTAAGGTaaggttatcaagacttggtgaTGCGGGCGTCTAGAAGTTGGGGTTGTAGGGTGTGAGAGTTCTTCATGGTGGTCAAGGTTCAAGTCAATATGATGGTCTTTAGTTTGAAGGGAGGATTGTTAGAGTGCAAACCAATGTCCCCACATCAATAGTGTAAAGGTGAAATAATATTTTTATAAGTGTCCAAAGAATATAATAATACGATGCCTTTTGGGAAGGAACCTAAGAGTAAATCTGTGAGGACTTGACCTAAAACGAATGGACAATATCTTACTATTATAAATCGTGAACACAtgtgcagcagaggcccaacacgagaTATTTACGTTTCATAAATCTTACCCGTATTTTAGGACGTCAGAGCTTGTATAGGTTACGTTGGTTTAACACGTGGCTAAAGACCACAGAACACTTGAAAAGGAGGGATGGTATATGAAATGGAGTCACTTTCGTAGTATCGTTCTCCCACCAGCCTACACCTCACCATTTACATTATCACTTTTGTTGGCTTTTGTTTACTTACGAAACATGCGGGTCCCACCTTTGCTGATCATAACTCTGACGACATTGCTAAACGACAAAACCCTCAACATAGTGACTCCTGACTTGTAACAAGTAAGACAGTAGATTTCGGAGACCAGTCGTACCACGGCCTGCATTTTAAGATACGCTCTTTTTAcattatatatactccatttctctatacaaaaaaaaaaaaaaacatttttgttTAGTCACAACTAAAACTCGCATATATACCGAAAATGTCTTACCTTAGTGATTGAAAAGGAGGTATTGTGCATAATATGTCTCAGGTTCAAATTTCCCTTTTATTGTAACGCGACTAAATACGTGTTTTTTGAATAAAAAAACGAAAACTTGCATATAATAAAAAGTTAAAAAATATTTTCTTCAGTTTAGAGAatttattgttattttattttagacaaacttattaaatgattaTTCTtttgtaaaaccgtcttacataaAAATGTGAAATTTAAAACAAGTATCATGATCCATCAAATAAGAAGTACATTACTAAAGATCCATGCCGCAAAGTTATTGTGTATTTGTGTATACTGAAAAGGTCTTAACTACCTAGTGGTTAAGACTGGAGTATCATGATAATAGATCAAGAGTTCGAACCCTACTCTCCTTATATTGTACTGGCATTGAGCCTCATTTGGCACCAAAAAACAAAGTTCTTGTGTATAGACTAATAGAGTATAGGTCCGTCTTACATGAGAGTTTGTTGAATAAAATTGCTATCCATATGTTAACTATATGAAATACCCCAAGATAAAAATTACATCATGAACTATATCGAAAAATTGTTACTTCACAAGAAAAAGAAACATAACTATTTTAGCGAGTCATTTTGATTTGTTATTTTGTTCCATTATAACCCAAAACCAATTAGTAATAAGTTTTTGGCTCTATGAAAATAAGGCTACAATGCTACATGCTTAccatacaagttaatcaattttTAACTGAATACCGTAAAAAAATCACTACATTctaaactttaaaaaaaaaaagaaaagaaaatgtatATGTACATTTGAAATATATAGCaatacaaagcgtcttgcttgtgacaggctaatcccgtcacaagctgaagatctttcataaaaagggagaggggacaaggtgggacacccccatgtgctttctaCTCACCTCTAAATGAATATTTTGTGAGAAAAAATGGTATCCGTTacaagcttatgacggatatCGTCCGTCTTCAATGCGATTTTGTGTTAGCAATAAAACTTGAAAATGAAGTAAATTTGTTGGATTCCTTTTGAAGTCTAGTGTATGTTGTTGGTAAATGGAGCAGCATAGTTAAAGCAGTAACTACTCAGTATGCAAAATTAATTAAATGAGTCATCTTTCACTATTCCCAAGTACAAATCAACTTCCAATAGAGAAACAGACATAATACAAATGGTCATAGAGCAGAAAGTTTCATCACAATAATTCACAATTAACAATTACTCTAAATAAATAattcccaaaaaaaaataaaaaataataggGATTGGAGGAGAAGTAGGTTTCAAAGAGGGGAACATGCCCAAGTTCAACCCAGCATCTctattcttttcttcttctctcctCATCTAATCCCAAAGGtccttcttttctctcttttctttcgGTTTCGGTTTCAAAAACCCGTCTTTTTGTATTTTCATACAAGTAGGGTAAAACTGCATACATTCGACCTATCTTATCTGGTTTCCTAAGCTTTACTTTTTCTGGGTATATTTTCTTTTGGCAAGTATTGGGTGCCATGTATTGTTATTGTACTTTGGCTTTTCTAATTCTTTTACTTTTCTTGGTAAATGTTTTTGTTACTTAAAATGGTCAAGAATCTGTAAGACTGGTTTGATTGGATCAGCATATTTAACAAATGTTAGTTGAGAAATGCATGTGGAAGCATTTATGACatcatttgttgttgttgttgttgttgttgtttcaaATGTCACTAAATAAGCAACAGAAGAATATCTAAGTTTACAAGGAAACATTTTTATTGGTAAATATATTTTGTTTGTTTACTTACTTAGGCAATATTTGCAAATTTAGTTATGTCATCTTTTTGGTTCTTTTCTTTATCATATGTGTTGCTCTTCTATTGGTTCATGCCAGGGTTTCTCTTTCAAGATATTTCTAAATTAGGTGTTGAATCTTTGCTATTTTCCTCCTAATTCCTAATGTTTTTTTTTGCCTCTCATTttgatatataattttttttttcttttacattGTTTTGGTTGGTTATTAATGGTTTTGGTCTGGTAGTTGGTTTTTTTTTGGTCTTTGTGTTGACTTATTACCGGATGAAGGTCCTAAATCCTAATAGGCGAAAACTTTTGAGACAATAATGGAATGGAATTATTGTTGGGTTTGAATGTTTGCTCAATATTTCTTCCAAAGTTATTGGTAGGTTGATTAATGGAAACAAATACAGTATGAAAAAATTAGTCAATCCTGTTTCCTCTTTAGAGTCTTGTTATGGTCTCATCCTCTCATGTTATTGGTTTTCCCTAATTTATTGGACTTTGGTTTTTCTTCTTGTCTACCCTCCTTGCTACAAGTAGTATGTATACTAACTGATCTAAGTGGATGTGTTCTCTATATTAAGCAAAGCTATGTTGTGTCTAATATTTGTTTTAAGTGTCTTTCAATTCCCGGTAAGCGGTTACTACCATTTAACTCATGTGTGTCACATGTGTGTGACTGATGGGTTTTAAGTTTCCGGGACTGTAAAGTGTTAGTAGTTGGTGTGATTGATTACAACATTTTATACAGTACAAATGGTGATATCGGTTGCTTTATTTGATATTGTGCAGGTGATCTTCTCCAACAGACATAACTACTTAGCTAAGAAATATCAGGCTGTAGTTCAGTTTGGCTACATGTCTCATTTGTATCCTAATTACTCCTCCTGGAGTTCCAGCGACCAACGACTCTCATCAGAATCTTTGAGTTTGAAAGTCGACTCTCCACCCCAACTACGCCTCAACACAATGCCGCCTTTGGGGTTTCACTTGCAAGATATGGACTCATCTTCAAGTCAGTCCACTCAATCCAACCATGATTTGATTGGTACACCAGGCCCCAATTCTCAGGACCAGTGCATGTCTTCTGAAACTGGTATTTCATTCTTCTCTTTAGTTTGCATCCACTCAAGGCAAGCAACATTCTATGAACACAAACCCTTTACTCAAACCATGCTGCACCTGTTAGAGTAACTTAAATGTTAGTACTTAATATGATTTCCTTTCTATTTAGGTCATGAAGTCAATGGAGGTAGTAATTATCTAGGTGAATTGAAGCCGATTTACATGATGGGGCATCCTGAAACTGCCAGAAATACTGCTCATATCGATTACAACCGTACAATGGTAAGGATTGTTTGAGTTACATACTTACAGTCTTCAAGCTGCTTGTTGGATTCTGTTATTCTGAGCAAAATTTTCTGCTCTTGCAGGCATTCATGCCGTATCCTTGTGTTGGACCCCACTTTAACGGGTTAATGCCTACATACGGACCCACACCTCTTGTAAGTTTACATAAATTCCAGATCGAGTAAATATTTGATGCCCCGAGCAACTGAATCAACCCATATCaatttattgattttttttaattaccA
This sequence is a window from Silene latifolia isolate original U9 population chromosome 8, ASM4854445v1, whole genome shotgun sequence. Protein-coding genes within it:
- the LOC141595800 gene encoding nuclear transcription factor Y subunit A-3-like isoform X1 → MELLLGLNVCSIFLPKLLVIFSNRHNYLAKKYQAVVQFGYMSHLYPNYSSWSSSDQRLSSESLSLKVDSPPQLRLNTMPPLGFHLQDMDSSSSQSTQSNHDLIGTPGPNSQDQCMSSETGHEVNGGSNYLGELKPIYMMGHPETARNTAHIDYNRTMAFMPYPCVGPHFNGLMPTYGPTPLIQNQIMGMNSARIPLPVDISEDEPIYVNAKQYHGILRRRQSRAKLEAQNKLIKARKPYLHESRHLHAVKRVRGTGGRFLSTKKQSASTSSHNHSNSSSNPFSHSNVNTLEFDSHHQSQYMESGTLSGSAFYQQTESGFLGISAGGAMQQNGGFMNSSNQHCASVVR